The following DNA comes from Rosa rugosa chromosome 5, drRosRugo1.1, whole genome shotgun sequence.
TTTCAAATGTTAGTCTCATATATCATGTCGACTTAAAAATAAGGAAGCAAAAAAAAGTTTTGGTTTAGCAACATGTTTCAAGTTTTCCctttgcttaaaaaaaaaaaaaaaagtttctctTTGCTTCAATACAGCCACGTGGATCAGACTTCGCCCCGCAGTATGGCTGTTAGCTTCAGACTGTATGTGTGGAGTCCATTAATAATCTTGCTTTAATTACTTTCATCATTCCATCTTATTTTGGGGTGTTAATAATTTACTTACACGTTCAGGGATTTGTCATACAATCAATTAAGTGGACCCGTACCAGCCACTTTAAGGAATGTGCAGCCTGTGGCATCGTAAGTTTCTCCATacatgaacaaaaaaaaatatatatatttctccatACATATATAGATATGTAAGTGGCATGTGCTTGAACCACCACTAGCAGTTGAGTTAGTAAAAGACTTTAGGTGTACTACCCCTACATCCGGATTTAAATTTTACCGACACTGATTGGAGTTAAATCTCAATATATTCTTAATGAATGGGGGGATGAAACATTCCTGACATGACCCCTTAGGGCGGatgtaaaaaaaatattaaaaaatggCATGTGCTCGAAACTTGGAATGAATAAGGGGAAGTTTTTAATTATTCTGTTTACAAAATACAAATGTTGGAATTTAGGAAtgggaaaatgaaattaatgtTACTTTCCGGATATCTATGTACATGCATGCAGTGATCCAGATGCCTACCGACTTGAAGGAGACGGGGGATATTTCTACCTGTACGTTGGTAGTCCATTAATTGTGCCAGGTTAATGTCCTAATCAAATTATCTGTTATTAAGTCGACTTATTTTGTACATTAATTAATTCAATCAGGTTTCTTTCACACAATCAACTGACTGGGCCTATACCAGAGAGCTTAGGGAACTTGACTTTCATCAGTTATATGTAAGTCGATTTCTTCGCGTTCATGATTTTGATGGTATCATGTTTCACTACttaacaattaattaattatgttGAAGAAAGTTAAACTAACTAGCAGTAATTGTTTTTACCTCAGTtgacttatttttcttttctcaccATTGATCCATCCATATTATACAGTGTTCTGGCGAACAACTATCTCAACGGCTCTATACCAGCATCTTTGGGTGCGCTGACTCATCTGAATGGACTGTAAGTAAACTTTACGTACCTAGACTTGTTTAATACCCCGATATTCTAATGatcaaattaaatgattttatttgtgtgtgtatatttttttttggtgaatatgtgtgtgtatatatattctcaCGAGCAAGCTCCTTAATTATCCTTTTGTGAAGGAGTTTGCGTAACAATGGAATCTCTGGTACTCTTCCACAAGCACTAGGAAATTTGACAACCCTTAGATACTTGTAAGTtttattagagcaagttcaccagTGAGTTatcaggtcacctactattgtTATATGTATTTTTACTCTCTAGGTCACCTACTATTGTTATATGTATTTTTACTCTCTAGGTCACTGTCAAAGTGTACTCGTGTCCTAGATCACCTTGGGTCACCCTGGTGACCTGCAAGCTAACCTGGTGACCCAGGTGTTATTggacactgtgcccgtgactcAAATAGTGGAAATAAACAGAGTACTTTATTCAATGCGACTTTCTTGTCATTTTTGCCCCTGCCCTGTTCtctttcttcatctccttcctctctcttctgTAAAcagtttttttctttcctctctCATGTTTTCTGGGTAAATGATACAGATAAACTTGAACCTAGAAATTGAAAAGCTGAAGAAAAGCTACGGTTCTCATAACCCATAACCCCTATATCAGTTTTGTGAAATTTTGTACCATCTTTGAGCTTTGTAAATTGGGATTTTTGGGTAATTCGTGAAAAGCCCCAAATCTGTAATATGAACCTGTGGTTCATGGCGTATGGAGATGAAGTGGAAGGAGAGCAGAAGAACGACGAATAGGGCCACAAAGCGGTTGATGCCAGAACATTGATCAtgtctttttcttcttgtttcttgggttttctttgtttttggatgGGAGGAGTGCCCATTTGTGAGGATTTGCTGGAACCCACAAAATATCAGCCCATTTTATGGTTTAAAATTGAATGGGAATTTTCAGTGGCAGAAGATAGGGGCAGATCGTGGTTTAGTTAGAAGTTCATCTTCTCTGGTGTTTTAATCGTTTTGGAGCagattgaaggaaaaaaaataaaaaaattgttttttgcAGAAGGGAagagatgaagaagagagagaatggcAAGGGCAAAAGtgccaagaaaaaaaatgcattaaTAAACTATTTCGTTTCTGTTGCCGAGTACCGCGTGGCACTGCGGTGTTAGATCCAGACGCATATGCGTGTGTATCTAGCATTCCCCATCTTATCAATCTAGCTAGCTATATGTAGAATACATATGAAATATTTCTATTTGTTGTTGCAGCGGGGTCGCATCTAACAGTATCAATGGGACATTACCAAAAAGTTTTGCCAGCCTTACGAGTCTGTATTCATTGTACGTAATTAAGTTGCCCCTGCCCCCGTTCAATCTTAACTTTTCAGGGCATGTATATGTAATCTGATTGATTATTTAACCAACCATCAATCAATTATGATATGATAATCACTTGGTTGCGTGCAGTTCAATATCTGGGAACTATTTGTCTGGCCCTTTACCCGACTTCATAGCCAACTGGACTTCAATCGACTATCTGTACGTACCTGAGTTTTCTATATATCTTTGAATTTGTTAATTGCTCTAactttcattaaattttttacAGTTTTCTCAACGGAAACAATTTCAACGGGAAGATACCTGCCGGGATTTTTAATTTATCATATCTAGAAATTTTGTAAGCAATTAAGTGTGCCAATTTACAGTCCCGCCGGCACTAGCTATCTTTTCACTCGTCTAGCTTTTTGGAAATCGAAATCTCATGCATAATATATATCATTCAACTGATATATTATTTTGCCTTTTTCTAAACTGCTTCTTTCTACTGTAGGTCAATAAGTGATGTCAAAGCAGACTCTCATTTCCAGTTCCCACCATCTATACATGTGGCAGAAAGTTTTAGTGTATTGTTAGTAAATTGTTTATTTCacaaaatatattatttcgATCAAAAGAACTATTTAAATCATATATAAAAGGTGAAAATGATGAGTTTTTCAATTAAAACCTCGATTTATTTAAAATTCAAGGGTACTCTCCCACTTCTTTAGAGTTTAATAATAAAAGTCAAAATTTCATTAACTcggtaataaaataatatgtactAACATACGTAATCAGAATGCATTTTCAGCAGAATTATTTGTTGGCGTGCATATGCAGGATACTAAGAAATTGCTCAATCACCGGTCATATTCCTTCTTACATTGGAGATATGTCATCATTAAAGAACATGTATGTTCTTTTGTTTAGTTTCCTCTTTAAACCTTCAAATATATCCACATTTAAAATTTAATTAAGTAGCTCTGATCAGATATATTAACATATTTTTTCCATGTCATATTTTATTTCTTTGATCCCTCTCCCTAACATTTCTCTTTTCTCATCCCATTTTCGCTCCTCTCCCCCCCACCCAACCCCAAAAACAAGTCTCATGCCTTTTTAATTTTGTGTTGCAGAGACTTGAGCTTCAACAGGTTAACGGGTAGAATCCCAGATTCTTTGAAAAACTTAAATGTAACTCACATGTACGTGACATATTACTCTCCACCCCTCTAAACTCTCATGAATATGTTTAACCACAAATTTAGAAATTGCAAGAACTTTTATTACTTCATGCATGTTCTCTTCAGGTCTTTTTCAAACAATATGCTTTCTGGGGAAATTCCTGATTGGATTCAAAATGGTTCAATATGGAGTAAGATGTATGTTTCAATATATGTAGATCCTTGTGCATCCCATCTATTGTGTATTTAGATACCGATAACATTTATACCTCCACTAACATTCTCTAGTTAGGAGCTTGTTTAGGTACCGTATCTCTGGTGTACAACATTCTCATCAATATTTCTTTTCATTCCAGGGATTTTTCATACAATAATTTTTCAAAGCTAAACTTTAAACCGTCACCCAATCTAAAACTGTAAGGAATTAACTatgcattttattttctattatttAGGATTCTTAATATATTTGAAATATTAATTGCATGATATCTCTCGTCATTGTTCTAGGAATTTGTTTTCCTGCTGCTGCAACTCCTCAACCTGTCTGCCAAATACGTATGATCATATCTTGTCTGTTATACTATTAGAAAAACTTGACGACTAAGTTATTTAGAATAACTTGTGGCGATTATACTTACAGGGAATACCCAACCAAGGAGAAGTATTGTCCCCGGGGAAAACATGATTGTAAGTTTATTATATTGAACTCTACTGGTCTATCTACATCTAACAATTTATGTATATTAAATGTAAATGTGTTTAACTTCTTCAGACCATTCATTGTTCATAAATTGTGGTGGTGAGGAAACACATGATGCTGTTGGAAATGTTTATGATCAAGATAATGATACGTCACTATTTTACCtgagtcaaaaaaaaaattgggctcGGAGTAGCGTTGGAAACGCCTACGACTATGCTTCCAATGGCAATTCTAGTAAATTGTTAAAAAGCGTAAGATGTGGGCTTTCATCTGAAGCACGTTTATACGATAACGCTCGCACTTCCCTTGTCTCTCTAACATATTACGGGTTCTGCTTACATAAAGGCAAATACAATGTAACTCTTCTCTTTGCTGAGATTGTTGATGAGGTTACAGATATTCATGAGGATATTGATTTTAGAAGTACGGGTAAACGCGTATTTGATGTATATATTCAGGTAatgtttttcttaattttgtCACCGTGCCAGTACTCAGCACCCACCCATTTGCATTAGTATTGTTGCATGATTTGTCATTTGAACCGAGTATGAATTAGTGACTGGTTGCTGCAGGGCGAGAGAAAACTAAAGGATTTCAACATTATAGACAAGGCAGGACGTACGAATAAAGAATATATGATAAATTTCACGGCTGTTGATGTAAATGATGGTAAATTAGAGATCCACTTCTACTCTCGATCGGCTGGAGTAGGGACACTTGATGGCCCTCTCATATCTGCTATATCCGTAACTCCAGGTCCATAGatattaattatttttgttcttttatatCCCAAGGTAACGTAATTACAATAGTAATTCTATGCATATCTAAGGAACAATCACAATTAACGTACATTTTGTTTCTCTTGTCGGGATGATCATTCATCATGGAATTGAGAAATCAGAGTACAAGCAACAGCTATCTCCTTTGCAAACAGCGCTCATTACTGTGGCTTCAATCATAGTTTTCTTGTTGCTTTTATTACTTTTTGCCTGGATGATGGGATGGCTGGGGAATACAGATCACTTACAAGGTAACATATTGCATACTGGCTAGAAAAATTTGACAAGTATTCACTCTCTCACAAATTCTTACTGAACTTTAGCTTACATTTCTGATCACTTATTTGTGGAACAGAAATAGATATAGGTATAGAAAAGCCTGTCACCCTCAAACAATTAAAAGATGCCACTCGGAATTTTAGCAAGAGGAATGAGATTGGTCAAGGGGGTTTTGGAACCGTTTACAAGGTAACTAAGTTTCTCTGTCCTTGTTTTTATTGTGGAGtttcaactacaaacttgtgaTCTTTAACTTGCAAATTCAGTTCTTCAGGAGAAATGGACTTAATAATGTATCTCATTTGTTTGGTTGTAATTGCGTGTAGGCTGAAGTACAAGGGAAAATTGTGGCCGTGAAGAAACTTTGCTCTCATTCAGAGGAAAGGATCAATGAGTTCATAAATGAATTTTATACCTTAAAATCAATGAGTCAAGAGAACCTTGTTCAGTTGCTGGACATTTACAACGCAAAAGGCCTGCATTTGCTCGTCTATGAATATATGGAGAACAACTCCCTTGCACATGCCTTATTTGGTAAATTTTAATTCTATCGATCCCCTTTCTTTTTGTTATCTGTTTTCATGTTCTAACACCCTAATTATTTAGGAGAAAATATATTGATTTGGTGACCGTATGGTTGCAGACTCAAAGTCCAGATTGAAACTTGGTTGGGAAGTTAGGTTTAACATTTGCTTGGGAATAGCTAGGGGATTGATGTATCTACATGAGCATCCCAGGATGAAGATAGTTCACAGCGACATTAAATCCGCTAATATTCTTCTTGATGGAAACCTTAAGGCTAAAATATCAGACTTTGGATTGGCAAGACTTCACACCAAAGATGATGAATTGAAGTTCATCAAAGTAGAAGTGCCACAGTAAGTAAATATTGAAACAGTACTTACTCGCTGCCGCTTTATATATACTTGTTGCAATCTTTGATTTAGTATAATGATAAGTTACCTCTTGTTTTCTGCAGAGGATATATGGCACCTGAGTATGTTCGAGGAATTGCGACATCTAAAGCTGATGTCTACAGTTTTGGGGTGGTTATACTTGAAACTGTGAGTGGAAGGACAAATGCAGGACACAGGAGAGATAGCCAGGAAAGTGAATTTCTTCTAGACACGGTAAGCAAAATGGCATCGCCATGCTTTTATGTCTtcttttattcaattatatatgCTATAATCTCATTTAACACGATGTGTATGTTGTGTGTGGAAATGCAGGCTTATGATTTACATCGAAAAGGAAGGCTGGTGGACTTGGTTGACAAAACCTTGTCTACCAAGTATGATGCAAAACAAGCCATAATCATCTTGAATTTAGCAGTAAAGTGCACCAGTATATCTCCAACACTGAGGCCTACTATGTCTGAAGTAGTGAGTGTTCTCGTTGGCGACAAAAAAATTGAGGAGATTTGTCCCCCTGCTCTTAATGATAGTCACCTTGCTCGAGCTGATTCCTCTATTTCTATGGAAGCAACTTCGAGAGCATCCACATCATCCTATTTGATCAAAGGGGAAGATGAAACAGAACACATTTCTGAGAGTACCCCCTTGAGACGTCCAAATGAAACATGGTAATCTAGCCAAATGTTTGTGTCtatttccttttccttgttttcGGACTTGATGCACTCTACTGCGATCTGTATTGAACATGTTTAAAATCTTAGAACAAATTTATGGGTATGAATCATTAGAGAGTTTATGCTTTTAAGGCATGTTATATGACAGGATCCACCTCGGATTTAACTCTgtacttcccctaaaagtggacaacccaaaataACAAACCTGAATAAGAAGACTTTAAGCCAAGGATCACAAATTGAAAATACTCAATcctgttgaaggatatcgacattgagtgtgcctcttcaaagtagggtttagttctagagttgtaataggagagaatgttctaaaTTTCCTAATTATATTCGGATTTTATTTCCTTGTATgacaagattatgtactttgtaaatccctatataaagggctcctatatattatcaataatagaatacacacaattctctcatcaatctctctgcaaatcatattttccttaaaacgttatcagcacgagccctaaccctagccctaaaaacCAAAAAGCTGCCGCAAATCCTAGCAAACCCTAACACCTGAAATTTCTTTCACCAAAAACTGCCGCAAGCTCCTAGCCCTTGCTAGCCATACCGTGCgctgctcctgcagcccttGAGCACCTGTGTGccgcctactgcccctgcagcatcgttgcacgcctgctgcccctgcagcacgctcgttcctgtgcagatcagcctgttttCACGCCCCGAAACGTCTTgatcgggacctcagatcaaaatcattccttcatcaaagttgttcgtctctgcctcttctatctgaattccaaatttcagccctattggactcgttttgagacctgtacaccattcgaagtgggagctgttcagaagcgaatctgctccgaatttcaacaagtaacttttaaagattaaagttcatgctttcttgtcttttaaattcctttattttctgcagaaaataaaggaatttaaTAAAGGAATTTAGATTAAAAGACATGGGTTTAGATTAAGAGCCCTAAATCCGATTTGCAATATACGAACATGGGTTCGGTTATtcaataagcggaattgtggggattcacgctaaacggactaagagtgttcataatcttcggactaagagcgtgcGCAAGCATCAATTtttgaccatattaaacatcattgtttcggtctaatccaaatattcttggaaattgatttcttggtagcatagctcggaaatcttattattttagttttcgtggaactttttactccgaaactaatctattCTCCTTCGTTTTTGAATGTCGAATTCAAACGTGCAAAAACTCGACTTCACTAAACCAGATTCAAATAACATTGGTTATCACCGATGGGTGAATAACGTCAAGAATCACCTCACTACTAGTGGGATTCTGTGAAGAACACATAGAATaaagattaattgagaaaatcctctcaaccttccccgtctcagcgcTAATGATTGCCAAGCAATATAGGCTTGTGTGCAATGCTAGACGGATCACGAGATTTCATCAACTTATGTCAGTTACTGAGTAAgctgataacatactcgtgaaaaactataattcaaaggcccgttggaactaagagcgttcatgaggcgaattataaatTGCGCACctaaaggagggcgcaaggagcggaaccctaaaagtTAGGGGACAACAAAATGGACGTGTGGGTCCATACAACcaccctacaaaggaaggaaaaccGCGAGATACgcggacacgtggcaacattggccaacGTGGGAGAGACAAAACAGGAGTCGTCGGTAGTAGTGCTGTCGCCACCAACGTCCATGGAGGATGTCCAAATGCACAAGGTGCATCTCAATTAATGGGTGAGGTAATGCTATAGATGAGGATCTTTaaagcattggtttaagcactAGAATGCGAGTGGAAAAACAAAGCTGCACAATACAAGTGTATAAAGATATGAGAGAGCATGAGGCTCATCTCGCAGCTGAAGGAGATGATGGAAATGACAATGACGTCAATCTCATCATtacagacttcaaatctggcgaggaaaacaaccatgttgatgccgcagattttgattaaatagtccatttattttccaagaattatgtaatggcaattatgcattaatcaataaatgacaattttgtattaactttttctcaagtggcgcatccaatgaagtatgatgtctaggaaagtgattgaaattagtggtacttaagagagcctcgctccaccgacatctctctctacttccctggtcatatttgattggagttaccaaacggattgagtgactacgatttgtctaagtttgatttttattttggattagactttggttaagaaactttgatgtaatcattggctattaataaagtgtcgattcttttacttaatgtcttggacataccttaattcgaactttatttgaaagatataaaagccaatggttttcatgtggaaacacattgtgagaatgaccaagagttcctttgcatcacctctaatgactacggacataaacgagtattagagaaacttatgtgtcgctctagtgggttgtatgcaaccactattcgagtcattgaatccaacaatgtcatgagagatgacttatgggattctgacacatataggctttggcacgaccgtttgggacatccaggtcatgatatgatgatccgtgatactaaagacttcacacggacatctcttcttcagaacgaagagaagtgagaatcaaaagttgattcaaaGAGAGCATTGCACCGCCGCCGCACCTTAGGGTGCCGCCGCCATGCACCACCGGCCGGCCAACGCCGGCGCCGTGATCCCCCTGCGGCAAAATCATGGCTTTAACGccatgtatggagacttggttcctctctctacttctcaaagtaaattgtgacattgtggctcaaccaaaaccttcattggttgattataaggtcAATTTTTCGTTTTGTAAAGCCTGTttttttcaggatcaagaccatcctatgcaaaggacactaaagaaataattccattcttacatagaatccaaggggattttgtggatcgattcaaccaacctgcggactgcttagatgttttatggtgttggttaatgtgcggacacgctggtcacgtgtcgcgctatcatccactcgtaatgctgcttatgatgaactcctagcccagaacatatggctacgggctcactacccagatcatccaattaagtcaatttgacttgataatgctagagagtttacatcgaaaattttcgatgactattgcataacattgggtattgatatcaagtatcatattcccatgtacacactcAATTGGTCtagcggaaaagccaccattaaaagactacgatggtgGCTCGGACtttggtaatgtgcaccaatatttccgcttgcgttatgcaatatcgcatgcagctatgctaattcgtctacgactcatagccactcaacttttatttgcgttacagttagtgactgggtgcgagtctaatatctcgtacttatgcatatttgagtgtgcgatttatgtgccaattgtgccgccacagcgcatcaaaatgggtcattgcaacgaatgaatatatatatttatgttggatataaaTCTCCAACTATCCGTCCGCTAtgttgaacccttgacaggcgatctctttttcgctggatttgcgaattgtcactttgatgagacagtcttcccgtcgttagggggagattagaacgtcaatgttcaacaggaacgacaagaattgtcgtggtctgtccccactatgtctcatcttgatcccctaaaagtgacgacaTCACATagacctgctgcaaacatgtctgcaaggattgatgttcccacaagaggacatggtaccacccagaggagatgggtacggcaccactaccatggatggtggtatggtgacgccacaaatgtggcataatggcgtcataggccatgggttccgctagagagcgtaggagacccataggttcgatggattctcgccctaggaagagag
Coding sequences within:
- the LOC133707757 gene encoding probable LRR receptor-like serine/threonine-protein kinase At1g53430 isoform X7, which gives rise to MGTEASARLVSFILISLMFTLCQLGSEFKYQSIARKLPDEEVGALNQITEKLYLYDGSFCNESIHDGIIRCNCSFQDGTICHVTEIFHILSDSALGAKSLSGGIPEELGNLTHLRELDLSNNQLTGSIPASFGKLSSLYKLDLSINQLTGSIPASLGNLSLGILDLSYNQLSGPVPATLRNVQPVASDPDAYRLEGDGGYFYLFLSHNQLTGPIPESLGNLTFISYIVLANNYLNGSIPASLGALTHLNGLSISGNYLSGPLPDFIANWTSIDYLFLNGNNFNGKIPAGIFNLSYLEILSISDVKADSHFQFPPSIHVAESFSVLILRNCSITGHIPSYIGDMSSLKNIDLSFNRLTGRIPDSLKNLNVTHMSFSNNMLSGEIPDWIQNGSIWSKMDFSYNNFSKLNFKPSPNLKLNLFSCCCNSSTCLPNTEYPTKEKYCPRGKHDYHSLFINCGGEETHDAVGNVYDQDNDTSLFYLSQKKNWARSSVGNAYDYASNGNSSKLLKSVRCGLSSEARLYDNARTSLVSLTYYGFCLHKGKYNVTLLFAEIVDEVTDIHEDIDFRSTGKRVFDVYIQGERKLKDFNIIDKAGRTNKEYMINFTAVDVNDGKLEIHFYSRSAGVGTLDGPLISAISVTPEYKQQLSPLQTALITVASIIVFLLLLLLFAWMMGWLGNTDHLQEIDIGIEKPVTLKQLKDATRNFSKRNEIGQGGFGTVYKAEVQGKIVAVKKLCSHSEERINEFINEFYTLKSMSQENLVQLLDIYNAKGLHLLVYEYMENNSLAHALFDSKSRLKLGWEVRFNICLGIARGLMYLHEHPRMKIVHSDIKSANILLDGNLKAKISDFGLARLHTKDDELKFIKVEVPQGYMAPEYVRGIATSKADVYSFGVVILETVSGRTNAGHRRDSQESEFLLDTAYDLHRKGRLVDLVDKTLSTKYDAKQAIIILNLAVKCTSISPTLRPTMSEVVSVLVGDKKIEEICPPALNDSHLARADSSISMEATSRASTSSYLIKGEDETEHISESTPLRRPNETWIHLGFNSVLPLKVDNPK